Proteins from a genomic interval of Capillibacterium thermochitinicola:
- a CDS encoding TRAP transporter permease, which translates to MSERKNAPQNLSDLVDPVDQVDVDAVMAEYDRESNTRRFSGVPRVLVRYMLAAFSLYVFYMNLISVWPEQIRRASFVGLIVFMAFMLYPAKKRSAKRENYIPLYDLILGVIGAVCYFYYVVNFSDLAVKATRITPFDTLVGAVGVLITAEVCRRVVGLPILVVASTFVGYAFFAGYSLRRIVYTLFYTLDGVIGTPIGVCSTFIVLFIILASFLEKTNIGSFFIDIANSVAGWATGGPAKVAVISSALEGMYSGSSVANTVGSGSVTIPVMKKTGYDKDFAAAVEAAASTGGQIMPPIMGAAAFLMAEMTGVPYSKIAVAGIFPAILYFAGIFLMVHFEAKKTGLKGLPREAIPGFFRLFLTKGYLFLPIVVLVVMMSIGYTPSRAACLAILAAVIVSSFRRETRMTPKTFITALENGAKNTVAVAAACSIAGIIVGVVSLTGIGLKLAEGLLFLSGGIDIIALFLTMIACLILGMGVPTTANYVIMATITAPIILKLIPETPVLAAHFFVFYFGVVADITPPVALAAYAGAAISGGNPLRTGVIATRLAIAAFIVPYMVVLNPAMLLINASLYQIVQFTITSLAGMFALAGGLEGFMRDKLSTWQRILAVGGGLLLIHPDLLTDLIGLAMIGVVVAFQYGIKTGRDKLVAA; encoded by the coding sequence ACGCGGTGATGGCCGAGTATGACCGGGAATCAAACACCAGACGATTTTCGGGTGTTCCCCGTGTATTAGTCCGTTATATGCTCGCCGCGTTTTCCTTGTATGTTTTCTATATGAATCTCATCAGCGTCTGGCCGGAGCAGATCCGGCGGGCGTCCTTTGTCGGGCTGATAGTTTTCATGGCCTTTATGCTTTACCCGGCGAAAAAACGATCGGCCAAACGGGAAAACTATATCCCCTTGTATGACCTGATCTTGGGAGTTATTGGCGCAGTCTGTTATTTCTATTACGTCGTGAACTTTTCCGACCTGGCGGTGAAAGCGACCCGGATTACCCCTTTTGATACGCTGGTTGGTGCGGTGGGGGTTCTGATCACGGCCGAGGTGTGCCGCCGGGTGGTTGGGTTACCGATATTAGTGGTAGCCAGTACGTTTGTGGGGTACGCGTTTTTTGCCGGTTATTCCCTAAGACGGATCGTCTACACCCTGTTCTATACCCTTGATGGGGTGATTGGAACCCCCATTGGCGTCTGTTCAACCTTTATTGTTTTGTTTATCATCCTGGCGTCTTTTTTGGAAAAGACCAATATCGGCAGCTTTTTCATTGACATTGCCAATTCGGTGGCCGGATGGGCGACGGGCGGCCCGGCCAAGGTGGCCGTCATTTCCAGTGCCCTTGAAGGGATGTACTCCGGAAGTTCGGTGGCCAACACCGTTGGTTCCGGTAGTGTGACGATTCCGGTCATGAAAAAAACCGGCTATGATAAAGACTTTGCGGCGGCGGTGGAGGCGGCGGCGTCGACCGGGGGACAGATCATGCCGCCCATCATGGGTGCAGCGGCTTTCTTGATGGCGGAGATGACCGGTGTGCCCTATTCCAAGATAGCTGTGGCGGGGATATTCCCGGCGATCCTATACTTTGCAGGGATTTTTCTGATGGTGCATTTTGAAGCGAAAAAAACGGGTCTCAAAGGTCTACCGCGGGAAGCCATCCCCGGCTTTTTCCGGTTGTTTCTTACCAAAGGTTATTTGTTCCTGCCCATTGTGGTGTTGGTGGTGATGATGTCGATCGGCTATACGCCGTCGCGGGCGGCTTGTCTGGCCATTCTCGCAGCGGTTATTGTCAGTTCGTTCCGCCGGGAGACGCGTATGACGCCCAAAACGTTCATTACCGCCTTGGAGAACGGGGCGAAAAATACGGTTGCGGTGGCGGCGGCCTGTTCGATTGCCGGGATCATCGTCGGTGTGGTTTCGCTGACCGGGATCGGGCTCAAACTGGCGGAAGGCTTGCTCTTTCTCTCGGGGGGAATTGACATCATCGCCCTCTTCTTAACGATGATTGCGTGCTTAATCTTGGGGATGGGTGTGCCGACAACGGCCAACTACGTGATCATGGCAACGATCACTGCCCCAATTATCTTAAAGCTAATCCCGGAGACACCGGTGCTGGCCGCCCACTTCTTTGTGTTTTACTTTGGGGTGGTGGCTGATATTACACCGCCGGTGGCCTTGGCGGCCTATGCCGGGGCGGCGATCTCGGGCGGGAATCCGTTGCGCACCGGCGTGATTGCGACACGACTGGCCATTGCCGCCTTCATTGTTCCCTATATGGTCGTCCTAAATCCCGCCATGTTACTGATTAATGCCTCGTTGTACCAGATTGTTCAGTTCACCATCACTTCGCTGGCCGGTATGTTTGCCCTGGCCGGCGGCCTGGAAGGTTTTATGCGGGACAAACTTTCAACCTGGCAGCGGATCTTGGCGGTGGGTGGCGGGCTCTTGTTAATTCATCCGGATCTACTGACCGATCTAATCGGGCTTGCGATGATTGGCGTTGTTGTAGCATTCCAATACGGAATAAAAACCGGCAGAGATAAACTGGTGGCGGCTTAA